The window AGAGTTTATTTTGATGAGTTTTCTAGATTGTGAATGAAGAACTACTGCCACCAGCTGAATGCATCAAGAACACAAGCTGCAGTTCATTGATAACATATCCACAGTCGGGTAGAATGAGGGGACAAATGGATGGAATAAATTCATTCAGCAACTGACATTATCCTTTACCCTCTAGGAAGAGCAATGACACAGCACTGCAGCGATTTGATAAGAGTTTAGAGGAGTTTTACGCCCTCTGTGACCAGGTGGAGTTGTGCCTGGTGAGTATGACTGCATGTAAAATGTACTGATAGGTTCACCTGGTTTTCTGCTCCCCTGACTCCCATATCAATCTCACTGTTACCTCGTCTCAGTGTCCATCATATCtgtccccttgttcttctggctgAGTCTCCCTATATCAACCCAGCTCCTGGTTACTCCATCTGGGAATTGTAGCTATCACATAAAAAGGAGCAGCATTAGTCCCAcacagggagtgagtgagtgagtgccctTCACAGgggaatgtcagtctgactcagtgagtgagtgagtgccctACACCGgggaatgtcagtctgactcagtgagtgagtgagtgccctACACCGgggaatgtcagtctgactcagtgagtGCCCTACACCGgggaatgtcagtctgactcagtgagtgagtgagtgccctACACCGgggaatgtcagtctgactcagtgagtGCCCTACACCgggaatgtcagtctgactcagtgagtgagtgagtgccctACACCGgggaatgtcagtctgactcagtgagtgagtgcCCTACACTGgggaatgtcagtctgactcagtgagtgagtgcCCTACACCgggaatgtcagtctgactcagtgagtgagtgagtgctgtACATCAGAgaatgtcagtctgactcagtgagtgagtgagtgccctTCACCGgggaatgtcagtctgactcagtgagtgagtgcCCTACACCgggaatgtcagtctgactcagtgGGAGAGTGAGTGCTGTACATCAGAgaatgtcagtctgactcagtgagtgagtgagtgccctTCACCGgggaatgtcagtctgactcagtgagtgagtgcCCTACACCgggaatgtcagtctgactcagtgGGAGAGTGAGTGCTGTACATCAGAgaatgtcagtctgactcagtgagtGAGTACCCTACACCGGGAATGTCAGCctgactcagtgagtgagtgagtgctctACACCAgggaatgtcagtctgactcagtgagAGAGTGCCCTGCACTGgggaatgtcagtctgactcagtgagtgagtgagtgccctGCACCGgggaatgtcagtctgactcagtcagtgagtgagtgcccAACACCGGGGAACGCCAGTCtgactcagtcagtgagtgagtgctcTACACCGgggaatgtcagtctgactcagtcagtgagtgagtgctcTACACCAgggaatgtcagtctgactcagtgagtgagtgcCCTACACCAGGGAATTGTAAGtctgactcagtgagtgagtgcCCTGCACCgggaatgtcagtctgactcagtgagAGAGTGCCCTGCACCgggaatgtcagtctgactcagtgagtgagtgagtgccctAGACCGGGGAACgtcagtctgactcagtgagtGAGTACCCTGCACCgggaatgtcagtctgactcagtgagtgagtgcCCAACACTgggaatgtcagtctgactcagtgagtgagtgcCCAACACCAGGGAACgtcagtctgactcagtgagtgagtgcCCAACACTgggaatgtcagtctgactcagtgagtgagtgagtgctctACACCAgggaatgtcagtctgactcagtcagtgagtgagtgcccAACACCGGGGAACGCCAGtctgactcagtgagtgagtgagtgctctACACCAGGGAATGTCAGTcagactcagtgagtgagtgagtgccctACACCgggaatgtcagtctgactcagtgagtgagtgagtgctctACACCAgggaatgtcagtctgactcagtgagAGAGTGCCCTGCACCgggaatgtcagtctgactcagtgagtgagtgcCCAACACCgggaatgtcagtctgactcagtgagtgagtgcCCAACACCGGGGAACgtcagtctgactcagtgagtGTGCCCAACACTGGGAATGGCAGtctgactcagtgagtgagtgagtgctctACACCAgggaatgtcagtctgactcagtgagAGAGTGCCCTGCACTGgggaatgtcagtctgactcagtgagtgagtgagtgccctACACCGGGGAATTTCAGTCtgactcagtcagtgagtgagtgctcGACACCAgggaatgtcagtctgactcagtgagtgagtgcCCTGCACCGgggaatgtcagtctgactcagtcagtgagtgagtgcccTGCACCgggaatgtcagtctgactcagtcagtgagtgagtgcccTGCACTCgggaatgtcagtctgactcagtgagAGAGTGCCCTGCACTGgggaatgtcagtctgactcagtgagtgagtgagtgccctACACCAgggaatgtcagtctgactcagtgagAGAGTGCCCTGCACCGgggaatgtcagtctgactcagtgagtgagtgagtgccctGCACCgggaatgtcagtctgactcagtgagAGAGTGCCCTGCACTGGGGAATGTCAGTcagactcagtgagtgagtgagtgccctACACCAgggaatgtcagtctgactcagtgagagagtgagtgctctACACCAgggaatgtcagtctgactcagtgagAGAGTGCCCTGCACTGgggaatgtcagtctgactcagtgagtgagtgagtgccctACACCGGGGAATTTCAGTCtgactcagtcagtgagtgagtgctcGACACCAgggaatgtcagtctgactcagtgagtgagtgcCCTGCACCGgggaatgtcagtctgactcagtcagtgagtgagtgcccTGCACCgggaatgtcagtctgactcagtgagAGAGTGCCCTGCACTGgggaatgtcagtctgactcagtgagtgagtgagtgccctACACCAgggaatgtcagtctgactcagtgagtgagtgcCCTGCACCGgggaatgtcagtctgactcagtgagtgagtgagtgccctGCACCgggaatgtcagtctgactcagtgagAGAGCGAGTGCTGTACACCAgggaatgtcagtctgactcagtgagagagtgagtgctctACACCAgggaatgtcagtctgactcagtgagtgagtgagtgcccaACACTgggaatgtcagtctgactcagtgagtgagtgagtgctctACACCGGGGTATGTCAGTCtgactcagtcagtgagtgagtcctcttcaccatggaatgtcagtctgactcagtgagtgagtgcCCTACACCGgggaatgtcagtctgactcaATGAGTGAGTGCCCTACACCgggaatgtcagtctgactcagtgagtgagtgagtgctcgACACCAgggaatgtcagtctgactcagtgagtgagtgcCCTACACCgggaatgtcagtctgactcagtgagtgagtgagtgccctGCACCGGGGGATGTCAGTCTGACTCATTGAGTGAGTCCTCTTCACCATggaatgtcagtctgactcagtgagtgagtgcCCTACACCGgggaatgtcagtctgactcagtgagtGTGAGTGCCCTACACCGgggaatgtcagtctgactcagtgagtgagtgcCCTACACCGgggaatgtcagtctgactcagtgagtgagtgagtgctcgACACCAgggaatgtcagtctgactcagtgagtgagtgcCCTACACCgggaatgtcagtctgactcagtgagtGAGTCCCCTACACCgggaatgtcagtctgactcagtgagtgagtgagtgccctGCACCAgggaatgtcagtctgactcagtgagtgagtgagtgccctGCACCgggaatgtcagtctgactcagtgagagagtgagtgctcgACACCGGGGAACGTCAGTCtgactcagtcagtgagtgagtactCTACACCAgggaatgtcagtctgactcagtgagtgagtgagtgctctACACCAgggaatgtcagtctgactcagtgagtgagtgcCCTGCACCgggaatgtcagtctgactcagtgagtgagtgcCCAACACTgggaatgtcagtctgactcagtgagtgagtgcTCTACACCAgggaatgtcagtctgactcagtgagtgagtgcCCTGCACTGgggaatgtcagtctgactcagtgagagagtgagtgctgtACACCAGGGAACgtcagtctgactcagtgagtgagtgagtgcccaACACTgggaatgtcagtctgactcagtgagtgagtgagtgctctACACCAgggaatgtcagtctgactcagtgagAGAGTGCCCTTCACCGgggaatgtcagtctgactcagtgagtgagtgagtgccctGCACCgggaatgtcagtctgactcagtgagagagtgagtgctctACACCAgggaatgtcagtctgactcagtgagtgagtgagtgcccaACACTgggaatgtcagtctgactcagtgagtgagtgagtgctctACACCGGGGTATGTCAGTCtgactcagtcagtgagtgagtgctcGACACCAgggaatgtcagtctgactcagtgagtgagtgcCCTGCACCGgggaatgtcagtctgactcagtgagtgagtgagtgccctGCACCgggaatgtcagtctgactcagtgagAGAGTGCCCTGCACTGgggaatgtcagtctgactcagtgagtgagtgagtgccctACACCAgggaatgtcagtctgactcagtgagAGAGTGCCCTGCACCGgggaatgtcagtctgactcagtgagtgagtgagtgccctGCACCgggaatgtcagtctgactcagtgagagagtgagtgctgtACACCAgggaatgtcagtctgactcagtgagagagtgagtgctctACACCAgggaatgtcagtctgactcagtgCGTGAGTGAGTGCCCAACACTgggaatgtcagtctgactcagtgagtgagtgagtgctttACACCGGGGTATGTCAGTCtgactcagtcagtgagtgagtgctcGACACCAgggaatgtcagtctgactcagtgagtgagtgcCCTGCACCGgggaatgtcagtctgactcaTTGAGTGAGTCCTCTTCACCATggaatgtcagtctgactcagtgagtgagtgcCCTACACCGgggaatgtcagtctgactcagtgagtGTGAGTGCCCTACACCGgggaatgtcagtctgactcagtgagtgagtgcCCTACACCGgggaatgtcagtctgactcagtgagtgagtgagtgctcgACACCAgggaatgtcagtctgactcagtgagtgagtgcCCTACACCgggaatgtcagtctgactcagtgagtGAGTCCCCTACACCgggaatgtcagtctgactcagtgagtgagtgagtgccctACACCGgggaatgtcagtctgactcagtgagtgagtgcCCTTCACAGGTAGCAACAGGCATTCTCAGCATACTGCTGGTCAGTGAGGCAGAGGGTGCTGATGCCAGCACTCTACGTTATCCCAGGCAGACCTGACCTggagccctgtgtttaatgttggtcagtgaaggAGTAAAGTGTTGTAGCAGCTCCAGCTGAGGTACTCGCCCAGCCAGGGCTCAGTGAGTTCAGATCCATGTCACATTGAATTGAGAAATCTGGGAAGTAGTGAGCTGGAACCAGAAATATAATACTTTGCgtgtgtcttcacaaaggagaggaacgATACAGATTTTATAGTtacagaggaagagtgtgaaatattgaatgggacaaACATAGTGAGAAAAAAATTATTAAGGAGTTTAGCATCTTTCAAGGTgggtaaatccccaggcctagatgaaaTGTACCCAAGGCTGCTGAGAGAAACAAGGGAGGCAATAGTGGAAGCTCTGAccgtcattttccaatcctctctggctacaggcgtggcgccagaggactggaggacagccaaCATTGTACCATTGTGTAAAAAGGCAGGAAGGAATCAATCGAGTAATTAAGGCGAATCAACCCAacctcgatggtgggtaaattattggaaaaaattctgacggGACAGTATAAATcctcatttagaaaggcacgggttaataaaggatagtcagagtgaatttgttcagggaaggccgtgtctgactaacttggttGAATATTTCGAGACAGTAACAAGGAGGCTCGCATTTGGAGTCTACatgggttttagcaaggcttttgacgaggtccTGCATGACAGACTGGCCAGAAAAGTAAAAGCAAATGGGCCCCGAGGAaaagtggcaagttagatccagaattggctcaatgacaggaagggtaatggttgatgggtgtttttgtgactggaaggctgtttcatgTGAATCtctgtagggctcagtactggcttccttgctgtttgtgatatacgtCAGTGATTTAGACTTGATTGTAGGGGGCAGGATTAAGTTTATAGATTATACAAAAAAATGGCCCTGTGATTGATGGTGTGGAAGAAAGCTGGAAGATATCACTGGACTGAATAGATCAAGCAGAATAGTTGCaagtggaattcaatctggagaattgtgcgtttggggagggcaaataaggcaagggaatacacaccaGGAAGACAGTGTGAAGTGTCAGGCTAGATTTTTTTTGTGCTGAAGTTGCTGCAGCGGGACTTGAATCAggaaccttctgcctcagaggcgagagtgctgtcactgagctaattgagACCTGATCACGGAGGTGAAGAATCAGCCAGATTTCCCACTctactttccagtgactcctgctgcacATTGAGTGTGTGGACAGGGACTGGACTCAGCAGTAATGCCCTCCATGGTCGAATAGCCTGAGGTattggtgtgtgtgcatgtttgatcTCTCTCCCTTCTGATGACAACTGTACCCCTTCCTTTGCAGAGACTGGCGTTTGAATGCCTGTCCCAGAGCATCGACAGCGCGAAGCACTCACCCAACCTGGTCCCCACGGCAACCAAGCCGGACACCGTGCAGACAGAGAGCCTGTCGTACACTCAGTACCTCAGTATGATCAAGTCACAGATCTCCTGTGCCAAGGACATTCATAATGCCCTCCTGGAATGTTCGAAGAGGATTGCTAGCAAGGGACAGATCTGAGACATTCCGGGTGTCTGTAATCCGATTCTCCTGGAATGTGCAGTTCCAGGACTCCGGGCTCGAGCTGCCATAATGTCTCACGTCTCCTGGTGGATTTAGACAAGCTGCTCCATGGacagtggggaaggggggggggggggttgcgtggGGTGGGGTGGAATTTGGAGAGGTTGTAACGTCAGGCCCAATCAGCTCCTTGCCCGTTCACATTCTCCATAGCTGAGACTCGGTACTGTCACCTGTTCCCGTTTGTTGAGGGGGGGGGAGGTTAGAGGAGTCTTTATAATAAAGAGTCATTCCGTTACCTGCATTCCATCAAACAGTCAAACTGTCTTCCGCTTAAACAGGCTTAGCCTGTCCTCTGACTATGTTAATTAGCATATTCTGAAACAGGAGACTATAGCTCCTGAACATTATCGCAAAAGGAGACTTGCACCTTGTATCTGTGTTGGACTGAGGGGGCAGGGCTGCAATGAGAGCGTAGGGGCTGACACTAAATGAATTCTGTTGAATTTTTCTCCTTCCCCAGAAGGGATAGGaatgtaggccattctgcccctcaagtctgttctctCAATCGGTTAGATAATGGACGATCTGTATCTCAAAATTTTATCAGCCTCGAATATTCCTtttgatttccactaccctttgtctgAAAGTGCTTCCTGAATtcgcccctgaacagcctggctctgatTCGAAGATTCTGCCCCTCTTTTGTGATCCCCCCCcacctgaggaaatagtttctctctgtctacccgacCAATTTATTTTATATTAGAAACTTTGATTcaatcacccccccccacccaactttTTCAACTCAAGGGAACACAAGCTTAGTTTATGGAACTGGCCCTCGTGATTTAACCCTTTAAGTACAGGTATCATTCTGACGGTACTGACTCTTGCTGGGGTCCAGCTTTCCGGTGCCTTGCCTGGGGTACGGAGACTGATCTGTGTGGCCCAGCTTGTCACTGGTCTGTCACACAAATCCAGTCCCACTCTGCAAATGTTTTCCtggcttcccaatatttagctcATAATGTGCAACAACTGTAAATATCACCCACTGCTGCCAAATTGTGTAGCAAGCATGAGGAATCCTGCAGCAGGCGTGATGGGGGACTCCAGAGTTAATCCCCAATCTGCTGTTGACGTTCACTGACACCTCCACTGTCCGCTGTCAGATTCACTCCCAGGTCCTGTGCAGGAGGGACCGACTCTGCTGAAAGTAAGAGCCAGTTTAACTCAGTCTCGGTGCAGCCAGCAGGTGGCGCAGGAGAGGCTCAGGGCTCATTGTCCAGTTCTTCAAATAAAATGTACAGATAATGTGAGCATTTCTACAAAGTAGTTTGTCTACGTCTGCTTCTTCTTCAGCCCTGGTGGCAGCTTGTGCAGTTTATTCATTACAAAGGATAATTTGAAGGAAGTTGTAGCTCAAGATAATGGCTACTGAGTGGAGGGGTTTATATTGTTCAGTAtgattcttagtttagtttagagatacagcactgaaacaggcccttcggcccaccgagtctgtgccgaccatcaaccacccatttatactaatcctacactaattccatattcctaccacatccccacctgtccctatatttccctaccacctacctatactagggacaatttataatggccaatttacctatcaacctgcaagtctttggcatgtgggaggaaaccggagcacccggaggaaacccacgcagacacagggagaacttgcaaactccacacaggcagtacccagaattgaacccgggtcgctggagctgtgaggatgcggtgctaaccactgcgccactgtgccgcccattctgtaAATATAAAGTGCTCTCcttgccttctctctctttctctctctcaatcttctcTCTCTTCCAACCACTCAATTTCCCCTCCTGGCCCTCATGCTGACTGATATTATAAGTGGTTCCTTCACCATGGGTACTTTGAAATCTGCTATCatcctctctccccccgccccccctccccccccccgcaaaagagaaaaacaaacaaggttTTGATTTCACTCTCTTTTTGCCTTTTTTTCCCTTTCCGATGGCaattgttcatcattctgccattcacacctcctctagacccatcttttgtttctttatttgtcccattaccactccctttggccctgcaccaccaactcttgtcatttattctctcctgtcttccatcctatcactgaccttcccttttgttcttttttccatCCTCCTcactttcacttgtttaaaacctattacatttctaactttcctccgttctaatgaaaggtcatcgatctgaaacattaatcctgtttctctccccacggaccagctgagtatttccagcattttgttttgattTCAGTTTTCCTGCATTCATAGTACTTTgcttttgatctgatccgttggttgtgggttcATTAtagcacgctgcttccactgcttaGCATTCATCTaatcctgtcttgtagcttcaccacatTTTTACGTATGCCTGATGCTACTGCTGGgatgtatgtgtctctgtgtgtgtttgacTGACTGCGTATGCACACTGTGAGTTGTGCTCCACGAACATGGTCTCTGAGTGCAGCCAGGGTCCTTCAGGCCCATTGTGATGGAGCAACACTCAACTAACTGACTCCACTGTGAATGTTACTGGGTTTGAGGCATTGCACAATTCAATGAGTCTGCTTCCAACAGTATGCGGACTGCACAGTACAGCCTGTTACTCATCTGTACAACAGCTGGAACAGATCCAGCCTGGGGCCAAATGTAAAAAAGGTGCAATAACAACACCCAGCACTGATAGCATGCAGAACGAGCCCTTCCAGGAATGTCCTTGTTACTCAGTCGTTATCAGTCCCAATATTCCGTTGCACAATTTCTTACTTTATATTTTGAAGGAAGATTTCTTaaactggtcagaggctaggaattctgcagcgagtaactcatctcctgactccccaaagcctgtccaccatctacaaggcacaagtcaggagcgtgatggaatactctccacttgcctggatgggtgcagctccaacaacactcaagaagcttgacaccatccaggacaaagcagcccacttaattggcaccccattcactccctccaccaccgacgcacagtggcagcagtgtgcactgtctacaagatgcactgcagcaacgcaccaaggctccttagacagcaccttccaaacccgtgacctctaccaccttgaaggacaaggacagcaaatgcatgggaacaccatcacctgcaagttcccctccaagctacacaccatcctgacttggaactatatcgctattccttcactgtcgctgggtcaaaatcctggaactacctatctaacagcactgtgggtgtacctacaccacgtggactgctgtggttcaagaaggcagctcaccaccaccttctcaagagcaattagggatgggcaataaatgctggcatagccagtgatgcccacatcccatgaatgaataaaaaaaatttaaggGGCTCAATGTGAAAAATAACTGAACTCGACCTTGGTTTCATTGTttgctcattttctctctctcacctaTAGGTTCTGTTAGtgccaggcactgactgtcactggactATAGGCTCTGTTAGcaccaggcaccgactctcactggactACAGGCTCCGTTAGTGCCAGGCACCGACTCTTCTTGGCTACAGGCTCAGTTCGAACGCAAGAACCATTCGgcatttcgagcctgctccatctttCAATAGGAtcttggctgatctacctcaactccaccttcccgctctatccccatgtgtcttaattcccttagtatccaaggatctatcagtctctgtcttgcATATACTCAACGAGTGAGCATCTCCAGCTCTCTGgggcagacaattccaaagatgtacagccttttgagtgaagaaatttctcctcagttctaaaggcttattctgagattatgaccTTTAATTGTGGAcatcccagccagggaaaacatccagcatctaccctgtcaagccccttaaacaTTTTtaatgtttcaatatgatcacctctcattcttctaaactctagggaatataggcctagtccactcaatatctcctcattgcAGCATTCCCTATTCCCGGGAATCAATCTAGTCCTTTGTTACACTCACTCCGAGGCAATTATGTCCTTcattagataaggagatcaaaactgtgcatggtactccaggtgtggtctcaccaaagttctatataactgcattaagacttctttactcttaaatgccaatccctttgtaataaaggttaGCATGTTGCTTTCctcattgctgtacctgcatgttaactttctgtgattcatgtacaaggacactcaggtccctctggatACCAACATATCCCAGTCTCATCAATTAAAAAATGTCCTGCTTTTCTATTTAACCTTCCAAagaggataacttcacattttcccacattatattccatctgccatgttcttgtccactctctTATCCTGTCAATATCCCTTTGCATCCTCCTGACTG of the Heterodontus francisci isolate sHetFra1 chromosome 40, sHetFra1.hap1, whole genome shotgun sequence genome contains:
- the med29 gene encoding mediator of RNA polymerase II transcription subunit 29, with product MAAPLNQQQQLAAAQAQAQAQAQAQAQAQAQAQAQAQAQAQAQQLAAAQAGQPALAQQQQQDDPVAKFKLLIPQLKDSLQNLMRIAAQNLSQNTTIDNGQKSNDTALQRFDKSLEEFYALCDQVELCLRLAFECLSQSIDSAKHSPNLVPTATKPDTVQTESLSYTQYLSMIKSQISCAKDIHNALLECSKRIASKGQI